The Polyangium mundeleinium genome contains the following window.
CGCCGAAGAAGACCTTGTCCCCCTTCTGCTCCTTCGGATCCACGACGACCGCGCTCTCGAGCCGCTTCGTGAGGTAATGCATGCGGCGGTCGATCTCGCGCAGCTTCCTCTTGCCGTAGATGTACTCGGCGTTCTCGCTCCGATCGCCCTGCGCAGCCGCATCCGCGACCTCCTGAACGATCCGCGGCCGGTCCACCGAGCGCAACCGGCCGAGCTCCTCCGACAGCCGGCGCGCCCCCTCGGGCGTGATGTAGTTCGGGTTCGGCACGGCCGCGACCTTAGCAGGCTCAGGGCCGCGTCGCCTCGACGATCCAGGCGACCAGAGGCAACGTCGCCATCGACGCGAGGGACGCGAGTGTGCACACGGCCGCCGCGAGCGGACGATCACACCCCGTGAGCGCGACGATGATCACGCTGGCAAGCGCCGAGGGCATCGCCGCCTGGAGCACAGCGACGGTCGCGAGCGGCTCGGACACCGAGAAGACGCGGACGCAGAGGAGCGCCACGGCCGGCGCGAACAAGAGTTTGACCGCGCAAATCGCGATCGCCGGCGCGACGCGGCCGGAGAGCGCGCGCGCGTCGAGCGAGAGGCCGAGCGAGAGGAACACGAGGTACGTCGTGGTACGTCCGAGCCCTTCGAGCGTGGTGAGCAAGAACGGCGGGATCGGCAGTTGGAGCGCATGCACGAGCGCGCCGAGCGGGACGGCGAGGACCAGGGGCTTGCGAAAGGTGCGCAGCGCGGCTCTCGCGTCGAACGCAGCGCCGCGGCCGAAGCGCTCGGCGTAGGCCTGGCCGAGGGTCCAGAGCAGGATCGTGGTGATGACGAGGTCGATCATCATGGCCGCCGAGCTCGCAGCCGCGTCGCTCGGGAAGAGCGTGAGCAGGAGCGGCAACCCGAGGAACCCCGTGTTGCTGAAGGACGCGACGATCCCCGCGCTGCCGATCGCGCGGGCGTCGAGACCAAAGGCCCGCGCCACGGCAGCGCCCACGCCGAGCGCGGCGAGCAGCGCGGTTGCGGACCACGGCAACACGCGCGCTGCGCCCCAGTCCATGCCATCCCGCGCGAGCACGGCGAAGAGAAGCGCGGGCATCGTGACGTCGACGACGAGCCCATTCAGCACGTCGGCCTCGCGCGCGCCGAGGCCTCGCACGCGCGCGAGCACGAAGCCGAGGGCCAGCACCAGCGAGAGCCCGCCGAGGAGGGGTCCGAGCGCCTGCGTCATCGCGCGGCGGACGAAACCTTCCCGCATTCCGCCACGAAATCACGGGCGGCCGCCTCGATCGGGCGCGACGCGCCTTGTTCGTCCTTCCGGGGATCCCATCCCGTGAGCTCGGCGAGCGCGGCCGTCGCGACTTCCTGCTGGCGTTGCCAGGCGTCGATGCGCCCCTCCGGCCTCGGCGCGCCGAGCAATTCGACGATCGACGGCACGAGGGATCGGGCCCCGGCGAGGCTGGCGAGTTGCAGATGAGCCGCGCGCACCCACCACGCATCCGGCTCCGCGGATTCGACCATCGACGCGAGGAACCGCTCCTCGAAGAGCGTGAGCACATCCCCCGACGCGGGCCCGTCTTGCCACGACAGTTTGTCGACGAGCTGCCGGATCTCCGCACCGGCCCGCTGGAGCGGCAAGTACCGGCCCTGGCCATCGCTGCCGATCGAGTCCGAGAATTTCTTCTCCACGGCTCGCCCCGCCACGTCCTCGAGACGCACGAGCACGTGCATCGAGGACGACGAGCCGAACGCCGCGAGCCCGGTGAGCCCCGACTTCGGCAGGGTCTCACGGATCGTCGTGTGGAGCGCCGCGCGCACGAAGGGCATTTTCGCGGCCACGGCGTCGGTCGGGATTTTCGCGCGCAACACCTGGAACGGGGGCATCTTCGGGTTGTTCACGAACGGCGACGACTCGCGGATCCCGATCACGTCGTACGACGCAGCCGCCGGATCCGTGCGGGAGATCTGCACGATCTCGAGCTGGTTGCCGTGCCCGGCGCCATGCTCGTACACGAGCTTCGTGATGGGCTGCTCGAGCCCGTCACATCCGAACGAGACCTCGACCGTGCTGCCCGGCCGCGTGGGCTTGTACTGCGCCCGCATGTCGGCCGTGATCGATCTCTCGGCGGCTGGATCCTTCGGGCGACACGCGAGCGGCTTGGGCTCCGTCGCGGGCTTCGGCGTCGCCGAGAGCGGCGGGAAAGGCCCGCCCTTCGCGCAGCGGTTCGGCTTCTGCGACTCGGGCGCCTTGGGAATCTCGTCGCCCCCGGCCTCCTCCGCACCCTTCGCCGCCTCGCCAGGGCCCGCCGTCGTGGGCACGGTGTTCCCTCCACCGCCGTTGCCCGCCGCCCCGCTGCACGCAACGAGCCCCAAAGCCAGCCCAAATCCCGCATGCCTCACGCGCCGCATGAGGCTGCGTATCACGACGCTCCGTTCGCGCAAAAACGCATCCATCGTTCCCTCCTGGCCACGACGACCCGTGGCCAAACGACAAGGGAACGCGGGCATGGTTCCGCGGGACGTGTGGGGCTCTGAGACTCGCCGGAGCGAGAGGGCGGGCGCGGCGGAGCCTCGTTCGCGGCGCTTCGGGCTCAGTCCACCTGAGGCGGCTGGGGGCCCGGGACGATGCCGGCGATGTCCGGATCTTCACCCGGCGTCTGATCGCCGCGCGTGTCCTTTTCCTTGCGACGCTCGAGCTTGTTCGCGGTCTTTTCGCGCTGCTTTTCCTGACGCGCGCGTTCCTTCTGGCGCTTCAGCGCTCCCTGCCTCTGCATGCGGCTCTGCCTTTCGCTTGGGGTTCTGCGCGTCCCGAAGGACGTGGGGGATGAGAAACGTGTCGGCGCGGCGGGGCCTTCCGGCAACCCGCCGCGCCGCTCCGGGTCAACCGACCGTTACCGATCAGTAACGATCGCGCCCGCCGCCGCCACGGCCGCCGCGGCCACCGCCGCCGCCGCCGTAGCCGCCGCCGCCACGACCACCGCCGCCGCCGCCGCCGAAGCCGCCGCCGCCGCCGCCGCCGAACCCACGGCCACCGCCGCCGCCACCCTCACGCGGGGGACGCTCCTGGGCCTCGTTGACCTTGAGCGTGCGGCCGTCGAGCATCACCCCGTTGAGCTGCGAGATGGCGTTCGTCGCCGCGCTCGCGGAGCCCATCGTGACGAACGCGAAGCCGCGCGGCTGACCGGTCTCACGGTCGGTCGGCATCGCAATCTCGCGAACTTCACCGGCAGCCGAGAACGCCTGCTCGAGGGTCTCGCGGGTGGTGCTGTAGGAGAGGTTGCCTACGTAGAGACGATTTCCCATGACATGATGCTTTCACGGCTTCCTTCGCGCGCGGGAGCGCCATCTCTGCCGACCATTCGACGAAGCCGTAGCGATCGAACGGGGACGTGCTGCGCGGGTCAGTCCGCGCCAGCACACGCTGCGTCTTCCAGTCGTTCGAGGCGAGCCACGTCCCCCTCCGAGTGGAGGGAGGAAAGAAAGCGTCGTGTCGAGGGCCAGTGACGTTCGTGAGGCACCTACCGTACCCCGACGCGCCCAAGGTCGCAAGTCTGTCGCAGGCTTTTCTCGGGGACGCCGGAGGCCCCGTTCGGACGGAGAACGCAGAAGACGCGAAAAAAAGCGGGCCTCGCCGAAGGCGAGGACGCCGCCTCCGTAGGCGCGCACCCGGTTCGTCCCGGAACAGGGTTCGTCAGGCCAACCCTAGCCGCTCCCGCGCGCCCTTCACGCCGAAGATCGTGCCCCCACCCGGCGGTACGATCGGAGCGAGCAGGATCGACGCGAGGATCGCCGCAAGCGCGAGCGGCGCGTCGGGATCGTCCCCCTCGGCGACCTCGCTCGACACCTGCCAGACCCGAAGGCCGCGCTGAACGAGCACATCCATGCCCGCGCCGCCGATCGCCGCCGCGCCCGCCTCCGCGCAGAGGCGCGCCTCGGGCGCCTCCTCCACGGGCACGGTCACCACGCGCACGCGCGACGCGGCGCTGCGTCCCTTGCGCTGGACCAACATGACGGCCGCGTCCGCCGCGGGCGTCTCGCCGTTCGGGTAGGCCTTCGGCTGCTCGATCTCGAGCGTCACGCCGAAGAACGTGCGGGCCTTGTGCGCCCAGAGCGCGATGTCGACGCGGGCCGAAGGATCTTGCGCGAGGAGCGTGTACGCGCTCGACACGGGGAGCGGCTCGACCCGAGAGCTCGCCCAACCATTGCGGTCGACATCCATGCCCGCACGATACGCCGTCCGCGACGGCCCCGGTATCGGCATTACGAACGCAACGTCGCTTCGTCCGATCGCGTCCGCGCGAGGTGGCGCTCGATCCGGGGCGTCATGACGTTCGGCACGGTCCGCCCTATTGCGAGCGCGCGCTCGAAATGGCGCCGCGCCTCGGCCGTGCGCCCGCGGCGGAGCGCCGACAAACCTCGGGCCTCCGTCACCTCCAGGCGCTCTTGCCCCACGGAAAACTCGCGTGAGCGGGCTTCGAGCGCGTCCCAGGTCGCGTCGTCCGTGTCCCGCGTGGCGAGCTCCAGCATGACGCAGAGCACGTCCTCCGCCGGCACGGAGAGCGCGGGGCCCGCCTGCGCCCGGATGCGCGCCGCCGCCTCGCGCGCGCCCTCGAGGTCGCCGCGAAAATGCCGCAGGCGCCCGTCGAGCAGGGCGATCACGGGCCGCGGCGCGCCGCCCGTGTGCCGCACTTCGAGCGCGAGCGCGCGCGCCGCGTGAGGCTCGGCCGCGTCGAGGTCGTCCCATAGATACAGGTACTCGCCGAGGTTGTGGCACGCGAGGATCTCGAGCCAGTCCTGGCCGAGCTCGCGGCCAAGCCAGGCGACGCGTTCGAAATCGGCGACCATGCGCGCCTTGTCCCCGACGAGCGCCGCGAGCAGCGCCCGCGCGTTGATCACGCTGGCGAGGTGGAGGTCGTCGCCGTGCGACTCGCAAAGCTCGATCGCACGCACGATCGCACGCTCGGCTTCGGCGAGGCAGCCGAGCGCCGGCAGCACGAAGCCGAGCATCGTGAGCGCGACGATCCGCGGCTCGTACGCCTCGTCCCCGATCGCGTCCGCCACCTCGATCGCGCGCTCGAAGAGCGGGACGGCCTCGGCCTCGCGGCTGAAGCGGAGGAGCGACAAACCCTGGCCGAGCAGGAGACGTGCGAGGAGCGCAGGCGGCCGCGATTCCGGGAGGATCCCTTCCGCCGCGACGACACGCGCGCGCGACGCCTCGTAGTCGGCCATCCAGTCGAGGACCGTGGCCTCGTCGAGGAGGATCTCCGCCTCCGCGAGGGGATCACCGGCCGCGGCCTCACGCGCGAGGGCGAGGTCGTCGAGCGCGTCCGGGTAGCGGCCAAGCCGGTAGCGCATGAGGCCCCGTCCCCGGAGGGCGCCCTGGCGCAGATCGAGGGGTTTGTCCGGGGCCCCCGCGCTCGTGGTCGAAGCCTCCAGGGCGCGCGTGTAGCAGCGCTCCGCGTCGAGCCAGTCATGCCGCGCCCGCGCCGCTTCAGCGAGCGCGAGATAGGCCCGCTCGCCGAGCGCGCGCTCGCCAGCGTTCGTCGCGTGGTGCGCGAGCTGCGCGAGGTGCCGCTCGTCCCCGCTCGGGGGCGAACGGCCGTCCCAGCCCGAAGCTTGCTGGAAATACGCCATCGCCGCGAGGTGAATCCGGGCGCGCTGGGCCTCCGGCACCGAACGCGCGATCGCCTCGCGCACGAGCGCATGCCGGAACGCGTACCGGCCCGCTCCATGGCGCGCGAGGAGCCCCGCGGCGACGAGCCGCTCCGAACCGACCCGCGCGTCGAGCGGAAAATCCCCGCCCGCGCTCATCCGATCGAGCCGACCGAGCACGCCGTGCATCTCGGCGACCGTCACCTCCGCGCCGAGGACCGCGGCCAGGCAGGCGTGCGCGCGCGCCGCGGGTGGCAGCGCGTCGAGCTCGCGGTGCGCGAGCCACTCGATGAGCGGAAGATCCGGCAGATCGTCGAGCTCGTCGGTCGCGAGAAAATACCCGCTGCCCGAAGGGTGCTTCCGGACAATCCCCTGGGCCTTGAGCCCCCGCACGAGCTCGACGAGCAGGAGCGGCACGCCTTCGGCCCGCGCCGCGATCCGCGCGACCGCCGACTCGGGTACGTTCTCCGCAGGCCGCAGAAGCTCGCGGCAGAGCGCAGCGGCGCTCGCGGGATCGAGCGGGCCGAGCCGATGCATGGCGCGGCGATGCGCCCGCGCGCCCCACGACGGGTGATCCTCCTCGAACGAGGGCCTGCCGAGTACGCACACGAAGAGCGGCGCGCGCGCCTCGGCCCGCGCAGCGAGATCCAGGATCGCGAGCGTCGCCTCATCGGCGAAATGCGCATCGTCGAGGATCACGCAGAGCGGCGCCTCGAGTGCCCTGCGCCGCAGCGCCTCGCCCACGCTCACCGTGAGCAGCGTGCGCAACGCGCCCGGCGCGACCTCGATCGCGTGCAGCGCGGAAGGGCCCGTGATCGGCGCACCGCTGCCCTTCGAGATCCACCCGAGCGAGCGCGCCACGGTTGCGCCGGCCTCGACGTGGCGCGCGGGCCCGAGCCTCGCCGCGAGCAGTTCCCGCCCGCCGTCCTCGGGGGCCTCGTCGGGCAAGCCGAGGGCGCGTTGCAAGAGCTCGCGCACGCTCCCCGCCGCGCCGTGCACCGGCTCGTGCGCCGAGAACACGATGAGCCGCGTCCCCGGTAAAACCTGCACGAGACGCTCCACGAGGGCGCGCTTGAGAAAGCTCTTTCCGCAGCCCGCCTCGGCGAGCACGACGGCGACCGAAGGCAGCGTCCCCTCGATGGCCTGTCGCGCGAGCTCCGTGAGCGCGTCGAGCACGCGCTCGCGCCCGGAGAGCGGGATCGCGTTGCGCGACGACGTGACGTCCGTGATCTCGCCCGACGACGTGGGCGGCGTCTCCTCGACGCTGCCGTCGAGGTAGCCGGGCAGCGGATCCGGCGCGACGCCCGAGGCTTCGAGCACCGCGCGAGCAGCCGCCGAGAGGGAGACGCCGGGCGGCGACGAAGCCTTCGGGAACCGGTCTTCGCGGGCGATCCGCGGCGCCAGGATGCGGCGGGATCCCTCGGGGCCGAGGTGGACCGCGACGGCCGCGAGATCGAGCCCGACGCGCTCGCAAGCTCCCTGCTCCGTGAGCGAGCGCGCGGCTTCGAGGGCGCGCCGCGCGGGGTTCTCATCGACCTCGTGGCCGAAGGCCGCGACGTACCGGCCCGCCGAGGCGTGGACGATCTGCGCGCCGAACGGCTCGAGCGCGCGCCGCAGGGCGATCGCATCGAGGCTCGACTCGAAGCAGGCGATGCACACGACGCGCCGCTCGGCGCTCTTCGGTGCCTTCGCTCCGGGCGGCGGATCGAGCGTGGGTACCGCGAGCACGAGGTGCTCCTCGTCCGGCAGCGCGAGCGTGGCGGCGAGGCTCGCGCGCAGGTAGGCGGCCGAGGGAGGGCGATCGGCGGGGGCCTTGGCGAGGCAGCGCAGCACGATGTCCTCCACTGCGGACGGGATCGATCGCGCGAACGGCGGCGGCGCGACGGCCGACGGGGGCGGCGGCCTCTGGCTCACGTGGCCCTCGCGCACGAGCGGCGCGGGACCGAAAAACGGCGGACGCCCTGTGAGCATCTCATACAACAAGATGCCCATCGCGTAGATGTCGGTGCGCGTGTCCTCGCCGCGGTGCCCCTCGCACGACTCGGGGGCCATGTACTCGCTCGTGCCCACGATCGCGCCCGCCGCCGTGAGCGCGGGGGCCGCGGGCCAAACGGCGCACGTGACGCCGAAATCGAGCAGCACCGCGCGTTTCCCTTCGGCGTCGACGAGGATGTTTTCCGGCTTCAGATCGCGGTGCACGAATCCCCGCGCGTGGAGGGCCTCGAGCGCGCGCAGCACCGCGAGCCCGAGCAGGATCGCCTCGCGGGCGGGCAGCGGCCCCGCGCGGGCGAGCAGGTGATCGGCGAGCGTCCTCTCGGCGACGAGCTCCATGACCACGTACGTCCCCGTGGAGGCGAGCTCTTCGCGCGCGAAGAAGGCCGGCACGTGGGGCGGGCCGACTGCGCGCATCACCTCGACCTCGCGCACGAGGCGCGGCGCGGCCTCGGGCACGTCCGGATGCGCGAGCTTGATGGCCACGCGCTCTCCGTCCTCGATGCGCCGCGCCGCATACACCACGCCAAACCCCCCGCGGCCCAGCGTGCCGGAGACCTCGTAGCCTGGAAACACCGGCGCGGGTGGCTCGGGTGGCTCGGGCGTGATCGTGTCCGGCGGGCCTGTGCCGTGCTCGGGGCAACCGTCCACGGGTACGCGCCGCCCGCACGCGAGGCATCGGATGCCTCGCCGTGGGCCCAGGGAAACCGGGCCCTCGTCGAGCGGCGCGCCGTGGACAAACGTCATGGCAGGAACACCGTCACGACCTCCGTGGTCTTGCGAGGCGGGCTCACCGTCCCATCGTAGACGCATTTCGGACGAAATCCATTGGTCGTATCGATCGAATCACACACGGCGTCGCAGGAGCCGCGCCGCACGATGATCCCGCAGCTCTCGATTCCGGCGGGCCCGACGTGCCCCGCGGCGCAGTCGCGCTGGACGCTGCGCGCGTAATCTGTGTTCGGGACATATACACAGGACTGCAGGTACGGCGTCGGCGCGAACAGGTTCCCCCAGAAAGCCCCTTCCTCTCGAGGAAAGATGATTTTCTCGAGGGTCCCCGCCTGCTTGATTGCGCTGTGGGCGGCTCGCATCGAGATCAGGACCGTCACGCCATACCAATTCGTCCGGGCCGCAAGGCACGCCGAGACCCACCGTTGCCCCGTCTCGTCGAGGGGCCCGGTCGCCCAGGAAGGCGCGAGCCCGAGCTGGCCGACGTAGGCCTCCGTATGCTCGACGCCGTCGAGGTCGGTCCATGTCACCGTGAACGATTGGGACGGAGCGAGCGCGCACCCCACGGCATAACGGAGGAACATCCGCGACCCATGTCCGGCCTCGCCCGGATCCTGCAGCGCGGCGAGCGTGTCCGGGCTAAAGGCCGACGGTGTGAGCGCGTTCGGCTGAATTGCGTTCGGCTGAATCGCGTTCGGCTGGATTGCATTCGGCTGAATCGAGTTCGGCTGAATTGCGTTCGGCTGAATCGCGTTCTCCTCGACGAGGCCCATCACCGCGACCCCCTCGACGGTCCCTTCCTCCTCCTCCAAGAACGCGTCCTCTGCGTCCCCGCAGCCCACGAGTGTCCCCAACGAAATCGCCAGCCAAGCGAGCGTGTTGCTCCGCATGTTGTTCCCCCCACCCCTACGCGAACATGAAAAATATGAAATCGAGAAGAAAGACGGCAGTACTCTAGCACCCGGAAAGCACACACGAACTGAAAACGAAGCGGGTCGAAAAAGAATGACCCGGCGCGAGTCGATCGAATCTGTCCGCGACGCGCCGCAGCGAAATCCGTCGCTCGTGGACCTGAGGAACGTTCGTTCCCGGACGCGCGGCGACGCGCGGGACGTGCTATCGTGAAATATCTACGATTGCTTGGTTTCCGCGGAGTCCGCCCCTTCGGGGGAGGACGGAAAGCAGGGGGCAGGCCATGGGGGGAATCAACGACATGACCACGCGGCCGCACGTCAAGACCAGGGAGAGCGGGCGCTCGGGTGAGCTGCACGCCGGGACGAGCCTCGGTGATTACGTGATCGAGGCTCTCACCTCGTCGGGCGGGCATGGCTCGGTGTATCGCGCGCGCCGCCACGTCGACGGCGGCCGCGTCGCCATCAAGGTGATGCACCCGGCGCTCATGGCGCTGCCGCGCATGGCCGAGCGATTCGTGCGGGAGGTCGAGGTCATTCTGCGGCTCCACCACCCGAACATCGTCGAGGTCCATGAGCTCGGCACATTGCCCGACGGCACCCCCTATTACGTGATGGAGTACCTCGAAGGCACGACGCTGCGCAATTACCTCGGGGCGCGCGGGAGGCTCACGCCCGACGATGCGCTCTCGATCCTCGAACCCGTCTGCGCCGCGCTCGCCTCCGCGCACGAGGCCGGCATCGTCCACAGGGACGTGAAGGCGAGCAACATCATGATCGGCGAGGGCTCGCCGCGCGTTGTAAAACTCCTCGATTTCGGGATCGCCAAGCTCCTCGCGCCCGAGCCGGGCCGCGCCGGGCTGACCTCGATCGGCCAGCAGCTCGGCACGCCCTCCATCATGGCGCCCGAGCAGATCCTTTGTGGTCCCATCGACGCGCGCACCGACATCTACGCGCTTGGCGCGCTCCTGCACGTCCTCTTCACGGGGCGCCCGCCCTTCGAATCGAACGTGCACGAGGGCCTCGTCGAGCAGCACCTCGCGGCGCCTCCGCCACGCCCGAGCCAACGCGCCCCCGTGAGCCCCGCCCTCGACGCCATCGTGCTCCGGTGCCTCGAAAAGAAGCCCGATCGGCGATTCGAGTCCATCGGCGCGTTTCTCGAAGCGCTGCGTGAGGCCGTGCGCGCCGGCCGATCCGAGGAGACGGCCTGCGCCGAGGCGGAACGGCGCGCGGTCGGCATCCACGTCGACCTGCGTTTCCCCGAGGGCGCGGACGAGGCCGACGAATCACTCGTCACGGCGCTCGCGCAAACCCTCGAACGCGCCGAGGAGTGCATGCGCTCGGGCGGCTTCGTGCTCGCCACCGTCACGAGCACGCAGCTCCTCGGGGTCAGGTTGCTCTCGGCCGATCCGGTGCACGCGAAGACCGAACGACGCTCCGCCGTGCAGTTTGCCCTGACGCTTCACGCCGCGCTGCAGCCGCAGGACGAAGGGAGCACGGTGCACGCGAACGTGGCCGTCCACGTGGACGCGGTGAACGTGCGCGTCGCCGCGGAGATGGACATCGCCTCGGGCGACCTCGCGCGCACGGAGGCGTGGACGCCGCGGGGCAACGTGGATGGGCTCGCGGCGACGGACGCCGCCATCGAGGGCCTGAGCGGCAGCGCGGGTGGTTTCTTTCTCGAACCGGGCCCGTCTGGCGCGACGATCGTCCGGCGAGCCTCGACACGCCGCTCGAAGCCCTCGCTCACGATGGTCTCGGGTCAGGGCAGGCCGGGCACCTGAGCCACCTTCCGGCTGGTCAGGATGCCGCGCGCCGTCGCGCGACCTTCCACCGCTCCCCGCGCTCGACCGAGACGACGACACCGACGGCGGCGAGGCCATCGAGCAGATCGGCTACGTCGGCCATCTTCGCTCCCTTGAAACCTGCGGCGATGTCGTCTGCGCTGAACGCTCCGCGGAGCGTGCCGAGGCGATCCCGGACCGCGGCGATCTGCTCGGGGAGCTTCTTCGGCCAGGGCTTCGCCTTCGGGGCTGCGGCAGCCGGCGCTACCTCGTCGTCGGGTGCTTCCTCCACGGTGGCGATCGTGGTCTGCGTGGCGGCCTGCGCGCCGCTCGGGTTCTGGAACGCGGGACGGAGCCAGCGAACGATCCCGCGCGCTTCCTCGGCAGCCCGCTCGGCATTCAGGGCAACGAGCTTCTCCAAGAGCTGCTCGTCGGTAAGGTCGGAGGGCCAGCCGTACGCCTCGAAGACGGCGGCGTCGAGATCCTCATGCAGGCTCAGCAGCGTCGCCCCGAGGCCGGCCTCCCACACATTCTTGTCGCTCTCATCGAGGGTCCCCCCAGCGCGCACGACGTCGAGCGCCTTGTAGAGCTTCGTCAACGTCAACGATGGATGCGACGCCTGCTGCTGCTTGCGGTGCGAATCCAACCGCTCGGCGAGATGTGCGATGCGCTTGCGGAGCCGGGGCGATGCTTCGGGGAAGGGGAAGGGGTCGAAACAACGAGTCTTGTTATACCGCGGGTCATGCCGGATCCCCAGGCGCCCCCCGGCAGCAAGCGCCCAGCACACGTGAACACGGCTGGACAGAACGCCCAAGAAGTAGGCATCGTCCACCGCGACTGCGACCACCATGTTGTCCGGAAGGATCTCACCATCAAGAAATACAAAATAACGCCGCCGGGCGCTCTCGGGAGTTGCTATGTACCGCGAGAGTCCCCGGAGAGCTCCGCGCAACTCCGTATTCCTCCGGCCAAAGAGCCACCAGTTTTCGCGCCGGTAACGCTCGTTGTTGTGGTCCCGTTCCGGCTTCACCCGCTCGACGATCCGGTGGTACACCGCGGGGAACCGCGCCCTCACTTGCTCGGCGGTCAGTCCGTCGAGATCGATCACGTACAACCCCCGCGGATGAGCGGCGAGATCGTTACCATTGCGGTACGGCCTGATATGCCGCTCGATGCCCCGAATCGAGCCCACGCCGAGCTTCTGTAGGTCCTTGGGCTCGACAAGGAAACCAGCACCATGGAGCTTCACGCCAGGCGAACTCAATCCGAGATTCGAACGTAGCGCAGACGCGCCCGCAACATTCGCGCCAACTGTAAGATCGGTATTGATCCTGCCGCTACACCAATCCAAATCGACCCGCACCTCGCCATTTTCGGCGTGGAACTCTCGGACAACTCGCCCCCTGAGCCCGTCCTGTTGTCCTGGAGCAAGAACCGTCATGGCGGTCCGCACTTCGGCACCACCCGATGCCTGGTCGTACTTCGCCGTCGTCCAAGGGTGATCCGCAATCGCAAAGACCAGAGAAGCGGGGTTCTCCTCCTCCAGATGAGCCTGCACGATCCGACGATTGCGGGTCTGCGTTATGCTCGTTGTCGTGATGAGCCCGGCCCTTGAGACTGCCCCCCTGCGAACGAGCGCAGCGGCATGATGCCACCAATACATTACAAAATCAGCGGAGTCCGGCACTTCAGGATAGCTAGCGCGTAGGGCCTCGGTATAGCCGTTCCCCAGTTCGGTACGCATCCGCCAATTCCCCAGGAAAGGCGGATTTCCGATGATATACCCAGCCTCAGGCCACCCCGCCTTCCGCGGGTTCACGTACCGATGCACGGGCACGGTCGCCTTCTCATCCGGCACCATCTCCCCCGTGACCGGGTGCTTCTTCATCGTCTCCCCGTCCCACCGCGTCACGGGCTTGCCTTTCTCGTCACGGACCAGCTCCACGTTATCCCACGCGAGCACGGCATCCCGGCATTCGATGTTCTGGAAGTCCCGGAGCACCGGCTCCGGCGGCGGTGTCAACCTCCCATATGTCCGGAAGTGCCATTGGAGGTAACCGATCCAGAGGACGAGCTCCGCGATCTCCTTGGCCCATGGCTTCACCTCGATCCCGAGGAACTGCCCGGGCGTCACGCGGATGCCCGTCGCATGCAAGAGCTCCTGCCGCTCGCCGAGGTCGTTGAGCAGGGCAAGAACCTCGCTCTCCAGCCGCTTGAAAAGGTCGAGGGTCACGTAAAGAAAGTTCCCCGAGCCGCAAGCCGGATCGAGGACGCGCGTTTGCGTAAGCTTCGCGTGATAGGTACGGACGGCCGCACGGGCTTCCTTTTCCTTCCCGCTCTGGTAGAGCTTCCGCGCCGCGGTCTGCACGTTCTCCCATTCTTCGCGCAGGGGCTCTTCAATCGTCGGCCGAATCAACCGCTCGACGTAGGCGCGCGGCGTGTAATGGGCCCCGAGCTTGTGCCGCTCCTTCGGGTTCAAGGCGCGTTCGAGGAGCGTCCCGAAGATGGCCGGATCCACCTCGGACCAGTCACGCCGCGCGGCCTCCAGCAGGAGCGCGAGCGATTCCTTGGAGAGCGGCAGGCCGGTCGGCTGCTTGAAGAGCCCGCCGTTGAACCGCAGGAGCTTGCCAAAATAAGAGAACGAGGTGCCCTCGTTCATCGCCGTCCAGAGCCCTTCAATGGCCGCGGGGAAGGCGCGCGGGTTCGTGATCCAGTGGTGCTCCAGCCCTTCCGTGAAAAGCCGCGACGGCAAGAGCGCCACATCCTCGGCGAACATCGTGAAGATGCAGCGCA
Protein-coding sequences here:
- a CDS encoding serine/threonine-protein kinase, which encodes MGGINDMTTRPHVKTRESGRSGELHAGTSLGDYVIEALTSSGGHGSVYRARRHVDGGRVAIKVMHPALMALPRMAERFVREVEVILRLHHPNIVEVHELGTLPDGTPYYVMEYLEGTTLRNYLGARGRLTPDDALSILEPVCAALASAHEAGIVHRDVKASNIMIGEGSPRVVKLLDFGIAKLLAPEPGRAGLTSIGQQLGTPSIMAPEQILCGPIDARTDIYALGALLHVLFTGRPPFESNVHEGLVEQHLAAPPPRPSQRAPVSPALDAIVLRCLEKKPDRRFESIGAFLEALREAVRAGRSEETACAEAERRAVGIHVDLRFPEGADEADESLVTALAQTLERAEECMRSGGFVLATVTSTQLLGVRLLSADPVHAKTERRSAVQFALTLHAALQPQDEGSTVHANVAVHVDAVNVRVAAEMDIASGDLARTEAWTPRGNVDGLAATDAAIEGLSGSAGGFFLEPGPSGATIVRRASTRRSKPSLTMVSGQGRPGT
- a CDS encoding class I SAM-dependent DNA methyltransferase, translated to MDVAAFVEKWSASGASERANKDLFLAELCDVLGVPRPEPATGDPARDRYVFEKPIPMTQEGGKVTTKRADLYKHGCFLLEAKQAAAVGTKKSGKTQRGTDSWDLAMVDARGQALGYASALDDPPPFLVVCDIGYVFELYADFDGTRRWPAFPNAQNRRIYLRDLAKHVDTLRAVFTDPLSLDPSRRAERVTREVAAQLAELAKKLEVEKNPPEAVAKFLMRCIFTMFAEDVALLPSRLFTEGLEHHWITNPRAFPAAIEGLWTAMNEGTSFSYFGKLLRFNGGLFKQPTGLPLSKESLALLLEAARRDWSEVDPAIFGTLLERALNPKERHKLGAHYTPRAYVERLIRPTIEEPLREEWENVQTAARKLYQSGKEKEARAAVRTYHAKLTQTRVLDPACGSGNFLYVTLDLFKRLESEVLALLNDLGERQELLHATGIRVTPGQFLGIEVKPWAKEIAELVLWIGYLQWHFRTYGRLTPPPEPVLRDFQNIECRDAVLAWDNVELVRDEKGKPVTRWDGETMKKHPVTGEMVPDEKATVPVHRYVNPRKAGWPEAGYIIGNPPFLGNWRMRTELGNGYTEALRASYPEVPDSADFVMYWWHHAAALVRRGAVSRAGLITTTSITQTRNRRIVQAHLEEENPASLVFAIADHPWTTAKYDQASGGAEVRTAMTVLAPGQQDGLRGRVVREFHAENGEVRVDLDWCSGRINTDLTVGANVAGASALRSNLGLSSPGVKLHGAGFLVEPKDLQKLGVGSIRGIERHIRPYRNGNDLAAHPRGLYVIDLDGLTAEQVRARFPAVYHRIVERVKPERDHNNERYRRENWWLFGRRNTELRGALRGLSRYIATPESARRRYFVFLDGEILPDNMVVAVAVDDAYFLGVLSSRVHVCWALAAGGRLGIRHDPRYNKTRCFDPFPFPEASPRLRKRIAHLAERLDSHRKQQQASHPSLTLTKLYKALDVVRAGGTLDESDKNVWEAGLGATLLSLHEDLDAAVFEAYGWPSDLTDEQLLEKLVALNAERAAEEARGIVRWLRPAFQNPSGAQAATQTTIATVEEAPDDEVAPAAAAPKAKPWPKKLPEQIAAVRDRLGTLRGAFSADDIAAGFKGAKMADVADLLDGLAAVGVVVSVERGERWKVARRRAAS